The Acipenser ruthenus chromosome 25, fAciRut3.2 maternal haplotype, whole genome shotgun sequence genome has a window encoding:
- the LOC117414231 gene encoding transmembrane protein 244-like, whose amino-acid sequence MAFRSKVADTKTVILHLLLCLAIFYTLYYMIGSVCFGAFKLDHFDGLIPFDFKTEPSESNSKYLVNLLSMQLTYFSSGLLFAAVVKRWVWDYAITVTLVHVGLTSAVMLEFPLVWQWWLALGSGLFLMICNGQLIAYFACENDHSYPTLDSY is encoded by the exons ATGGCTTTCAGAAGCAAAGTAGCAGACACAAAG acgGTAATTCTGCATTTGTTGCTGTGCTTGGCTATTTTCTACACCCTCTACTACATGATCGGCAGCGTCTGCTTTGGTGCTTTCAA GCTTGATCATTTCGATGGGCTCATACCATTTGACTTTAAGACAGAACCCTCCGAATCCAACTCAAAATACCTTG TGAACTTGCTGTCGATGCAGCTCACCTATTTCAGCAGCGGGCTCCTGTTTGCCGCGGTGGTGAAGCGCTGGGTGTGGGATTATGCCATCACTGTCACCCTGGTGCATGTTGGACTGACCTCCGCAG TAATGCTGGAGTTCCCTCTTGTGTGGCAGTGGTGGCTGGCTCTGG GCAGCGGCTTGTTCCTGATGATCTGCAATGGTCAGCTGATTGCGTACTTTGCCTGCGAGAATGACCACAGCTATCCCACGCTCGACAGCTACTGA
- the LOC117413861 gene encoding XK-related protein 8-like isoform X1: MECGHCCNYSWVDFVFTVLGIGTFLFDLGADFWVAAEFYLQGDYHWFGIVLSFVFVSSALLQMFSWFWFKYDTELENFKPRTTTETLLLANGGRCDRLKLLHIFQLGFFLRYVTAVEQGFHVWWKKRNEPGHVIYLTHDLSMLRLFETFSESTPQLTLMIYIIIHNNKAETFQWVSITACFISIAWMVLEYHRSLRFFLPEKSKLGCSSSIVYFLWNLLLIAPRVGAVALFTSVFPPYIGLHFLLLWAALLLWAWAQHTDFMDSGPGEWLYRAMVALIWYFSWFNVAEGGTMGRSLIYHTFMAMDSSILLGTWYWYRDPIVTDHYVLPLLLALLVSYLLGLLLKTIYYKLFHPKIWQPLFQAGEDVPDNLVYRSLSPTDALPSVINKRMGALANSFYFSSSMQTGGKTNGIEINAIM; encoded by the exons ATGGAATGTGGACATTGCTGTAACTACTCGTGGGTGGACTTCGTGTTCACGGTTCTTGGTATCGGCACCTTTTTGTTCGACCTGGGAGCAGATTTCTGGGTAGCTGCGGAGTTTTATTTGCAGGGAGACTATCACTGGTTCGGCATCGTCCTCTCCTTTGTATTTGTATCCTCTGCTCTGCTGCAGATGTTTAGCTGGTTCTGGTTTAAATACGACACAGAGCTGGAAAACTTTAAACCCCGGACAACAACAGAAACTTTACTGCTGGCTAACGGCGGGCGCTGTGATAGACTGAAGCTGCTGCACATCTTCCAGCTGGGATTTTTTCTTag GTATGTTACCGCCGTAGAGCAGGGGTTCCATGTTTGGTGGAAGAAGAGAAACGAACCTGGACATGTCATTTACCTGACCCACGACCTGAGCATGCTGCGACTCTTTGAGACTTTCTCTGAAAGCACTCCTCAGCTCACCCTCATGATCTACATCATCATCCACAACAACAAGGCAGAGACCTTCCAGT GGGTCAGCATTACTGCCTGCTTTATTTCCATTGCCTGGATGGTCCTGGAGTACCACCGCTCGCTGCGCTTCTTCCTGCCAGAGAAAAGCAAACTGGGCTGCAGCTCCTCCATCGTCTACTTCCTGTGGAACCTGCTGCTGATCGCTCCGCGTGTGGGCGCTGTGGCCCTCTTCACCTCCGTCTTCCCCCCTTACATCGGACTGCACTTCCTGCTGCTGTGGGCAGCCCTGCTCCTCTGGGCCTGGGCCCAGCACACTGACTTCATGGATAGCGGGCCGGGAGAGTGGCTCTATCGTGCCATGGTGGCCCTCATCTGGTACTTCAGCTGGTTCAACGTGGCGGAGGGTGGGACAATGGGGAGGAGCCTCATCTACCACACCTTCATGGCAATGGACAGCAGCATTCTCCTGGGGACGTGGTATTGGTACAGGGACCCCATTGTGACAGACCACTACGTGCTGCCTCTGCTGCTAGCTCTGCTCGTCTCCTACCTGTTGGGGTTACTGCTCAAAACAATATACTACAAGCTCTTCCATCCTAAAATCTGGCAGCCCCTCTTTCAGGCCGGGGAGGATGTACCTGATAATCTAGTTTACAGGTCTCTCTCTCCAACGGATGCCCTGCCCAGTGTGATAAACAAGAGAATGGGGGCTCTTGCCAATAGCTTTTATTTTTCATCCTCAATGCAGACTGGTGGTAAAACTAATGGGATTGAAATAAATGCCATCATGTAA
- the LOC117413861 gene encoding XK-related protein 8-like isoform X2, producing MKHLYVTAVEQGFHVWWKKRNEPGHVIYLTHDLSMLRLFETFSESTPQLTLMIYIIIHNNKAETFQWVSITACFISIAWMVLEYHRSLRFFLPEKSKLGCSSSIVYFLWNLLLIAPRVGAVALFTSVFPPYIGLHFLLLWAALLLWAWAQHTDFMDSGPGEWLYRAMVALIWYFSWFNVAEGGTMGRSLIYHTFMAMDSSILLGTWYWYRDPIVTDHYVLPLLLALLVSYLLGLLLKTIYYKLFHPKIWQPLFQAGEDVPDNLVYRSLSPTDALPSVINKRMGALANSFYFSSSMQTGGKTNGIEINAIM from the exons ATGAAACATTT GTATGTTACCGCCGTAGAGCAGGGGTTCCATGTTTGGTGGAAGAAGAGAAACGAACCTGGACATGTCATTTACCTGACCCACGACCTGAGCATGCTGCGACTCTTTGAGACTTTCTCTGAAAGCACTCCTCAGCTCACCCTCATGATCTACATCATCATCCACAACAACAAGGCAGAGACCTTCCAGT GGGTCAGCATTACTGCCTGCTTTATTTCCATTGCCTGGATGGTCCTGGAGTACCACCGCTCGCTGCGCTTCTTCCTGCCAGAGAAAAGCAAACTGGGCTGCAGCTCCTCCATCGTCTACTTCCTGTGGAACCTGCTGCTGATCGCTCCGCGTGTGGGCGCTGTGGCCCTCTTCACCTCCGTCTTCCCCCCTTACATCGGACTGCACTTCCTGCTGCTGTGGGCAGCCCTGCTCCTCTGGGCCTGGGCCCAGCACACTGACTTCATGGATAGCGGGCCGGGAGAGTGGCTCTATCGTGCCATGGTGGCCCTCATCTGGTACTTCAGCTGGTTCAACGTGGCGGAGGGTGGGACAATGGGGAGGAGCCTCATCTACCACACCTTCATGGCAATGGACAGCAGCATTCTCCTGGGGACGTGGTATTGGTACAGGGACCCCATTGTGACAGACCACTACGTGCTGCCTCTGCTGCTAGCTCTGCTCGTCTCCTACCTGTTGGGGTTACTGCTCAAAACAATATACTACAAGCTCTTCCATCCTAAAATCTGGCAGCCCCTCTTTCAGGCCGGGGAGGATGTACCTGATAATCTAGTTTACAGGTCTCTCTCTCCAACGGATGCCCTGCCCAGTGTGATAAACAAGAGAATGGGGGCTCTTGCCAATAGCTTTTATTTTTCATCCTCAATGCAGACTGGTGGTAAAACTAATGGGATTGAAATAAATGCCATCATGTAA
- the LOC117413861 gene encoding XK-related protein 8-like isoform X3: MYVTAVEQGFHVWWKKRNEPGHVIYLTHDLSMLRLFETFSESTPQLTLMIYIIIHNNKAETFQWVSITACFISIAWMVLEYHRSLRFFLPEKSKLGCSSSIVYFLWNLLLIAPRVGAVALFTSVFPPYIGLHFLLLWAALLLWAWAQHTDFMDSGPGEWLYRAMVALIWYFSWFNVAEGGTMGRSLIYHTFMAMDSSILLGTWYWYRDPIVTDHYVLPLLLALLVSYLLGLLLKTIYYKLFHPKIWQPLFQAGEDVPDNLVYRSLSPTDALPSVINKRMGALANSFYFSSSMQTGGKTNGIEINAIM; this comes from the exons AT GTATGTTACCGCCGTAGAGCAGGGGTTCCATGTTTGGTGGAAGAAGAGAAACGAACCTGGACATGTCATTTACCTGACCCACGACCTGAGCATGCTGCGACTCTTTGAGACTTTCTCTGAAAGCACTCCTCAGCTCACCCTCATGATCTACATCATCATCCACAACAACAAGGCAGAGACCTTCCAGT GGGTCAGCATTACTGCCTGCTTTATTTCCATTGCCTGGATGGTCCTGGAGTACCACCGCTCGCTGCGCTTCTTCCTGCCAGAGAAAAGCAAACTGGGCTGCAGCTCCTCCATCGTCTACTTCCTGTGGAACCTGCTGCTGATCGCTCCGCGTGTGGGCGCTGTGGCCCTCTTCACCTCCGTCTTCCCCCCTTACATCGGACTGCACTTCCTGCTGCTGTGGGCAGCCCTGCTCCTCTGGGCCTGGGCCCAGCACACTGACTTCATGGATAGCGGGCCGGGAGAGTGGCTCTATCGTGCCATGGTGGCCCTCATCTGGTACTTCAGCTGGTTCAACGTGGCGGAGGGTGGGACAATGGGGAGGAGCCTCATCTACCACACCTTCATGGCAATGGACAGCAGCATTCTCCTGGGGACGTGGTATTGGTACAGGGACCCCATTGTGACAGACCACTACGTGCTGCCTCTGCTGCTAGCTCTGCTCGTCTCCTACCTGTTGGGGTTACTGCTCAAAACAATATACTACAAGCTCTTCCATCCTAAAATCTGGCAGCCCCTCTTTCAGGCCGGGGAGGATGTACCTGATAATCTAGTTTACAGGTCTCTCTCTCCAACGGATGCCCTGCCCAGTGTGATAAACAAGAGAATGGGGGCTCTTGCCAATAGCTTTTATTTTTCATCCTCAATGCAGACTGGTGGTAAAACTAATGGGATTGAAATAAATGCCATCATGTAA
- the LOC117413664 gene encoding XK-related protein 8-like codes for MEDHFKYSCLDLFMTLFGVVSFFFDLGADIWTAVEFYLEGDYHWLGVQLFLFFLSSVLVHIFSWIWFSNDTLEPGFKSETRTEGWMVKYGLVFHIFQLGLPLRYMVAIELGRMALKGGQSGHAIYRTCDLSMLRLFETFSESTPQLTLMVYIVIQNNKAEIFLCVKIALCLFAITGSVVDYHRSLRSFLPEKSKLRCSSSIVYFLWNLLLIAPRVGAVALFTSVFPPYIALHFLLLWTALLLWAWAQHTDFMDSGPGEWLYRAMVALIWYFSWFNVAEGGTMGRSLIYHTFMAVDSSILLGTWYWYRDPLVTDHYVLPLLLALLASYLLGLLLKTIYYKLFHPKIWQPLPESEESNLQMRCLSISESSNSLNIAVNFRSGPTVYPSTVVVNKRMRTLANNFYSSASTPCNLTMNGIEMDSLV; via the exons ATGGAAGACCATTTTAAATATTCCTGTCTGGATTTGTTCATGACTCTTTTTGGAGTCGTCAGTTTCTTCTTCGACCTGGGAGCAGATATCTGGACTGCAGTCGAGTTTTATTTGGAAGGAGACTATCACTGGCTCGGGGTGCAGCTATTCCTGTTTTTTCTCTCCTCTGTTTTGGTGCATATTTTCAGCTGGATCTGGTTTAGCAACGACACGCTGGAGCCAGGCTTCAAATCTGAGACAAGGACTGAAGGGTGGATGGTAAAATACGGATTAGTTTTTCACATATTCCAGCTGGGTCTTCCACTGAG GTACATGGTTGCCATAGAGCTGGGGCGCATGGCTCTCAAGGGTGGCCAATCAGGACACGCCATTTACCGGACATGTGACCTGAGCATGCTGCGACTGTTTGAGACTTTCTCTGAAAGCACTCCTCAGCTCACCCTCATGGTCTATATCGTCATCCAGAACAACAAGGCAGAAATCTTCCTTT GTGTCAAGATCGCTCTCTGTCTCTTTGCCATCACTGGATCGGTTGTCGACTACCACCGCTCGCTGCGCTCCTTCCTGCCAGAGAAAAGCAAACTGCGCTGCAGCTCCTCCATAGTCTACTTCCTGTGGAACCTGCTGCTGATCGCTCCGCGTGTGGGCGCTGTGGCCCTCTTCACCTCCGTCTTCCCCCCTTACATCGCACTGCACTTCCTGCTGCTGTGGACAGCCCTGCTCCTCTGGGCCTGGGCCCAGCACACTGACTTCATGGATAGCGGGCCGGGAGAGTGGCTCTATCGTGCCATGGTGGCCCTCATCTGGTACTTCAGCTGGTTCAACGTGGCAGAGGGTGGGACAATGGGGAGGAGCCTCATCTACCACACCTTCATGGCAGTAGACAGCAGCATTCTCCTGGGGACGTGGTATTGGTACAGGGATCCCCTTGTGACAGACCACTACGTGCTGCCTCTGCTGCTAGCTCTGCTCGCCTCCTACCTGTTGGGGTTACTGCTCAAAACCATATACTACAAGCTCTTCCATCCTAAAATCTGGCAGCCACTGCCAGAATCAGAGGAAAGTAACTTACAGATGCGTTGTCTTTCCATCTCAGAATCGAGCAATAGTCTTAATATAGCTGTCAATTTTCGGTCCGGACCGACTGTTTATCCCTCTACAGTTGTGGTCAACAAGCGGATGAGGACCCTCGCCAATAACTTTTACTCTTCTGCATCTACACCCTGTAATTTAACCATGAATGGGATTGAAATGGACAGCCTTGTTTAA